In Deinococcus sp. QL22, the following are encoded in one genomic region:
- a CDS encoding branched-chain amino acid ABC transporter substrate-binding protein, whose product MKKTILSLTVLTALALGTASAQTTIKIASLSPLSGGQSDLGTQIRNGATLAVNEYKPQFKKLGFDLSLTPFDDQADPATGTAAARKIAADRQILAVVGTLNSGVAIPSSAALVASRVAMVSPANTANQVTDRGLSNMNRIVARDDAQGPAGANFMTGTLKAKKVYILNDKTAYGEGLAAEVEKALKAKSVQVVANEGTEEKSDFSSIVAKIKLQKPDAIYFGGIYNQVGVFIKQLRENGITTPVVGGDGLDSGQLVTIAGKGATNIYFTTVSAPPESLPAAKTLATLYQKTFSAPIQGFGVFGYDAAKVTLQGILAAARANGNKAPTRAQVESAIRKGSFTGLLSGNVSFNSVGDRKAATMYILSIMDGKFKLANSIPVKPVKQ is encoded by the coding sequence ATGAAGAAAACGATCCTGAGCTTGACCGTACTGACCGCCCTTGCCCTCGGCACCGCCAGCGCACAGACCACCATCAAGATCGCCAGCCTCTCGCCCCTCTCGGGTGGGCAGAGCGACTTGGGCACCCAGATCCGCAACGGCGCAACGCTGGCCGTCAACGAATACAAGCCCCAGTTCAAGAAGCTGGGCTTCGACCTGTCCCTGACCCCTTTCGACGATCAGGCTGATCCTGCCACCGGCACCGCCGCCGCCCGCAAGATCGCTGCCGACCGTCAGATTCTGGCCGTTGTGGGTACGCTTAACAGCGGCGTGGCGATTCCTTCCAGCGCCGCACTGGTCGCCAGCCGCGTCGCGATGGTCAGCCCTGCCAACACCGCCAACCAGGTGACCGACCGTGGCCTGAGCAACATGAACCGCATCGTGGCCCGCGATGACGCGCAAGGCCCCGCTGGTGCCAACTTCATGACTGGCACTTTGAAAGCCAAAAAAGTGTACATCCTGAACGACAAGACGGCCTACGGCGAAGGCCTGGCCGCAGAAGTCGAGAAAGCTCTGAAGGCCAAGAGTGTGCAGGTCGTAGCCAACGAAGGCACCGAGGAAAAGAGCGACTTCTCCAGCATCGTTGCCAAGATCAAGCTCCAGAAGCCCGACGCCATCTACTTCGGCGGCATCTACAACCAGGTGGGCGTGTTCATCAAGCAGCTGCGTGAAAACGGCATCACGACCCCTGTGGTCGGCGGCGACGGCCTCGACAGCGGCCAGCTCGTAACCATCGCAGGCAAGGGCGCCACCAACATTTACTTCACCACCGTCTCGGCTCCCCCCGAGTCGCTGCCCGCCGCCAAGACGCTGGCAACCCTGTACCAGAAGACCTTCAGTGCTCCTATTCAGGGATTCGGCGTGTTCGGTTACGACGCTGCCAAAGTCACGCTTCAGGGTATCTTGGCCGCAGCCCGTGCCAACGGCAACAAGGCGCCTACCCGCGCTCAGGTCGAAAGCGCCATCCGCAAGGGCAGCTTTACGGGCCTGCTGTCGGGCAACGTCAGCTTCAACAGCGTCGGTGACCGCAAGGCCGCCACCATGTACATCCTGAGCATCATGGACGGCAAGTTCAAACTCGCCAACTCCATCCCCGTCAAGCCCGTCAAGCAGTAA
- a CDS encoding ABC transporter ATP-binding protein, whose amino-acid sequence MTASLSKSSSGSSSNILEVENVTKIFGGLTAVNDVTMNIPDRSIISVIGPNGAGKTTFFNMITGIYTPTKGTIRLAGREMVGLRPDQVVEAGIARTFQNIRLFSTMSSEENIMVGRHVRLKSTFIDAVLHTKRFHQSEAEAREAARVMLDFVGLSKWRNELATNLPYGDQRKLEIARALATTPKLVLLDEPAAGMNPRETEDLKALIRRIRDDLGVTVCLIEHDMRLVMTLSEYITVLDYGSKISEGLPHQVRNDPRVMEAYLGRGAAAGEYGKEATPNA is encoded by the coding sequence GTGACGGCTTCACTGTCTAAAAGCAGTTCCGGCTCCAGCAGCAATATTCTGGAAGTCGAGAATGTGACCAAGATTTTCGGCGGTCTGACTGCCGTGAACGACGTGACCATGAACATTCCAGACCGCTCCATCATCAGTGTGATCGGGCCGAACGGGGCAGGCAAAACAACCTTCTTCAACATGATTACGGGTATTTACACGCCCACCAAGGGCACCATCCGGCTGGCTGGCCGCGAGATGGTGGGCCTGCGTCCCGATCAGGTCGTGGAAGCCGGAATTGCCCGCACCTTCCAGAACATCCGGCTGTTTTCCACCATGTCCAGCGAAGAGAACATCATGGTGGGCCGTCATGTCAGGCTCAAGAGCACCTTTATAGACGCTGTGCTGCACACCAAACGGTTTCACCAATCGGAAGCCGAGGCCAGAGAAGCCGCCCGCGTGATGCTGGATTTCGTGGGCCTGAGTAAGTGGCGCAACGAACTGGCGACCAATTTGCCCTACGGCGACCAGCGCAAGCTGGAAATTGCCCGTGCGCTGGCGACCACACCCAAACTGGTGCTACTGGACGAACCCGCCGCAGGCATGAACCCCCGCGAAACCGAAGACCTGAAAGCCCTGATTCGCCGCATCCGTGACGATCTGGGTGTGACAGTCTGCCTGATCGAACACGACATGCGCCTCGTGATGACCTTATCGGAGTACATCACGGTGCTGGATTACGGCTCCAAGATCAGCGAAGGCCTGCCCCACCAAGTCCGCAACGACCCCCGCGTGATGGAAGCGTACCTTGGGCGCGGCGCGGCGGCGGGCGAATACGGCAAGGAGGCCACCCCCAATGCCTGA
- a CDS encoding branched-chain amino acid ABC transporter substrate-binding protein, which produces MKKTILSLTILTALALGTASAQATIKIASLSPLSGAQSELGTQIRNGAMLAVNEYKPQFKKLGFDLSLTPFDDQADPATGTAAARKIAADRQILAVVGTFNSGVAIPASAALLASHVAMITPAASANQVTDRGLSNMNRIVARDGAQGPAGANFMVDTLKAKRVYILNDKTAYGGGLAIEVEKVMKARKVQVVANEGTEEKSDFSSIIAKIKLQKPDAIYFGGIYNQVGVFAKQLRENGVMTPVVGGDGLDSGQLATIAGKGAHNIFYTLSAAPPESLPAAKTLATLYQKTFGSSVQGFGVLAYDAATVVLRSILSAASANGNKAPTRLQVETAIRKGTFKGLLSGDISFNNIGDRKGASIFYMSIMDGKYKLVSTAK; this is translated from the coding sequence ATGAAGAAAACGATCCTGAGCTTGACCATATTGACCGCCCTTGCCCTCGGCACCGCCAGCGCACAGGCCACCATCAAGATCGCCAGCCTCTCGCCCCTTTCCGGCGCTCAGAGCGAGCTTGGCACGCAGATCCGCAACGGCGCAATGCTGGCCGTCAACGAATACAAGCCCCAGTTCAAGAAGCTGGGCTTCGACCTGTCCCTGACGCCTTTCGACGATCAGGCTGATCCTGCCACCGGCACCGCCGCCGCCCGCAAGATCGCTGCCGACCGTCAGATTCTGGCCGTCGTGGGCACCTTCAACAGCGGTGTTGCCATTCCCGCAAGCGCCGCGCTACTGGCCAGCCATGTGGCCATGATTACCCCGGCTGCCTCTGCCAACCAGGTGACCGACCGTGGCCTGAGCAACATGAACCGCATCGTGGCCCGCGACGGTGCCCAAGGCCCTGCCGGTGCGAATTTTATGGTGGATACCCTGAAAGCCAAACGGGTGTACATCCTGAACGACAAGACGGCTTACGGCGGCGGGCTGGCCATCGAGGTCGAAAAAGTGATGAAAGCCCGGAAGGTACAGGTCGTAGCCAACGAAGGCACCGAGGAAAAGAGCGACTTCTCCAGCATCATCGCCAAGATCAAGCTGCAAAAGCCCGACGCGATCTACTTCGGCGGCATCTACAACCAGGTGGGCGTGTTTGCCAAGCAGCTGCGTGAAAACGGCGTTATGACCCCTGTGGTCGGCGGCGACGGCCTCGACAGCGGCCAGTTGGCCACCATCGCGGGCAAGGGTGCCCACAACATTTTCTACACCCTCAGTGCCGCGCCGCCAGAGTCTCTGCCCGCCGCTAAAACGTTGGCCACTTTGTATCAAAAGACCTTCGGCTCTTCGGTGCAGGGCTTCGGTGTCTTGGCGTACGACGCGGCCACAGTGGTACTCCGGTCTATCTTGAGCGCAGCCAGCGCCAATGGCAATAAGGCTCCCACCCGGCTTCAAGTCGAAACTGCCATTCGCAAAGGCACCTTTAAAGGTCTGCTGTCGGGCGATATCAGCTTCAACAACATCGGTGACCGCAAGGGCGCAAGCATCTTCTACATGAGCATCATGGATGGAAAATACAAGTTGGTCAGCACGGCCAAGTAG
- a CDS encoding branched-chain amino acid ABC transporter permease produces the protein MTAVNPTAPKRALPAPDRTFLLVLFFVVTSAVLLASHNQDVLNSSAGGFLRNPILEAVVVSLFLANVLFAYLWRAAPWAKALVGLGSLLFVLPLAGRADTSLLDLSIQIMIFAALALGLNIVVGLAGLLDLGYVAFFAVGAYTWGVFASPRFAELLKFANENPGAAGGPTLLLGVITMLAGLCLYVWFQRRQFDTRAAWIITVALSASLFAWFWIGRSIFTLGEQLWSPTVLWLIFVPLIIYLVSLAVKHQRGAEVRSDLIGLSRMLSALGGVVGLILVIRAINLFIASRAAGLESGIDPNFFWLFLALSVMAAAIVGVLIGLPVLKLKGDYLAIITLGLGEVIRVLANNLDLYTAGSQGITPIKSAAVPWFNSVAGFLGFTEDQHYLLFLYVLVLVVVALILLVNVRLDRSRIGRAWIAIRDDEVAAQAMGVPLVQTKLIAFATGASFAGVMGMIFAAKQTFISPESFNLFQSIGVLSMVILGGMGSFPGVILGATVVTLLNLRILPGLGEASANVAWIPQQVNPGQLQRLVFGAILVAIMLLRPEGLLPNKRRVLELHHDENQEDDSAEGNAGALGTGQSLGETGDVYSPGKAPANENDRSGGAK, from the coding sequence ATGACCGCCGTCAATCCTACGGCCCCCAAACGCGCCCTTCCCGCGCCTGACCGTACCTTTTTGCTGGTGCTGTTCTTCGTGGTTACCAGCGCTGTGCTTTTGGCCTCTCATAACCAAGATGTTTTAAATAGTTCGGCTGGCGGCTTCCTCCGCAATCCGATCTTGGAAGCGGTAGTCGTGTCCCTGTTCCTCGCCAATGTGCTGTTTGCCTACCTGTGGCGGGCTGCGCCCTGGGCCAAAGCGTTGGTGGGACTCGGCAGCTTGCTGTTCGTGTTGCCCCTCGCGGGCCGCGCCGATACCAGCTTGCTCGACCTGAGCATTCAGATCATGATTTTTGCGGCGCTGGCCTTGGGCCTGAACATCGTGGTCGGTCTGGCCGGTCTGCTGGATTTGGGCTATGTGGCCTTCTTCGCGGTGGGTGCGTATACGTGGGGAGTGTTCGCCAGCCCACGCTTCGCCGAGCTTCTCAAATTCGCCAACGAAAATCCGGGTGCAGCGGGTGGCCCGACCCTGCTTCTGGGCGTCATTACCATGTTGGCCGGGTTGTGTCTCTATGTCTGGTTCCAGAGGCGTCAGTTTGATACGCGGGCGGCTTGGATCATTACGGTTGCCCTGAGCGCCAGCTTGTTTGCTTGGTTCTGGATAGGCCGCAGCATCTTTACGCTGGGCGAGCAACTGTGGAGTCCCACGGTGTTGTGGTTGATCTTCGTTCCCCTGATCATCTACCTCGTTTCGCTTGCTGTGAAGCACCAACGAGGGGCCGAAGTTCGGAGTGACCTGATCGGTCTGAGCCGGATGCTCAGCGCGTTGGGCGGAGTCGTCGGTTTGATTCTGGTGATCCGCGCTATCAACCTCTTTATCGCCTCCCGTGCGGCGGGACTAGAATCGGGCATCGACCCCAACTTCTTCTGGCTGTTCCTCGCGCTCAGCGTTATGGCTGCGGCCATCGTGGGCGTCCTGATCGGCTTGCCCGTGCTGAAGCTGAAGGGCGATTACCTCGCCATCATTACGCTGGGCCTCGGAGAAGTGATCCGGGTGCTCGCCAACAACCTCGACCTGTACACGGCAGGCTCTCAGGGCATTACGCCGATCAAGAGCGCCGCTGTGCCGTGGTTCAACTCGGTGGCGGGCTTCCTCGGCTTTACCGAAGATCAGCATTACCTGCTGTTTCTGTACGTGCTGGTACTTGTCGTCGTCGCCCTGATCTTGCTGGTCAATGTACGCCTTGACCGTAGCCGGATCGGGCGGGCGTGGATCGCCATCCGGGACGATGAAGTGGCGGCGCAGGCAATGGGCGTGCCACTGGTGCAGACCAAGCTGATCGCCTTTGCCACCGGAGCCAGCTTTGCAGGCGTCATGGGCATGATCTTTGCCGCCAAGCAGACCTTTATCAGCCCCGAAAGCTTCAACCTGTTTCAGAGCATCGGCGTGCTGAGCATGGTCATTCTGGGCGGCATGGGATCGTTCCCCGGTGTGATTTTGGGGGCCACCGTGGTCACGCTGCTGAACCTGCGAATCCTGCCCGGACTGGGTGAAGCCAGCGCCAACGTGGCCTGGATTCCTCAGCAGGTCAACCCCGGCCAGTTGCAGCGCCTCGTGTTCGGTGCCATTTTGGTGGCAATCATGTTGCTGCGCCCCGAAGGACTGCTGCCCAACAAGCGGCGCGTGCTGGAACTGCACCATGACGAGAATCAGGAAGACGACAGCGCAGAAGGCAACGCGGGCGCACTCGGCACAGGCCAGAGCTTGGGCGAAACGGGCGATGTCTACAGTCCTGGTAAAGCTCCCGCCAACGAAAATGACCGTTCAGGGGGTGCCAAGTGA
- a CDS encoding lipocalin family protein: MKKALLLAVAGLLSACAPTKTTFDPRVQPLATDLGPHNNLMEWWYVSGSLPEEGLAFHWAQFQVRPPGVPLPVMISHVAVTDLKTGKVTFLEKNPAIGSGTASFPPLKLTNGDWTFQQNNGAFDLNAGPLNVRLTPQKGPVIHPPGYSGSPETGYLYYQGITRMALDGQINGRTVKGEAWLDHQWGNQIPGQAALWDWMAVQLAGGEDLMVYRVRTAAGKVTQLVGSIVDKAGVARAATNVVLEPGRTWTGSGGRVYTLSWRMKADEFDLTVDAVRDEQELMSRSTSIAYWEGPVKVSGTWRGQPETGKGMMEIVGGSLGGGR, from the coding sequence GTGAAAAAAGCTCTGTTGCTGGCAGTCGCGGGCCTGCTCTCTGCCTGCGCCCCCACCAAAACCACCTTTGATCCCCGTGTGCAGCCTCTTGCGACCGATCTAGGGCCACACAACAACCTGATGGAGTGGTGGTATGTGAGTGGTTCGTTGCCCGAAGAAGGGCTGGCGTTTCACTGGGCGCAGTTTCAGGTGAGGCCGCCGGGCGTGCCGCTGCCCGTCATGATTTCGCATGTGGCCGTAACCGACCTCAAAACCGGCAAGGTGACCTTTCTGGAAAAAAACCCGGCGATTGGCAGCGGCACGGCCTCTTTTCCGCCCCTGAAGCTGACCAATGGCGACTGGACATTTCAGCAAAACAATGGTGCGTTTGACCTGAACGCGGGGCCGCTGAATGTCCGGCTGACGCCCCAAAAAGGCCCGGTGATTCATCCTCCCGGTTACAGTGGCTCGCCCGAAACGGGGTATCTGTACTATCAGGGCATCACGCGCATGGCGCTGGACGGCCAGATCAATGGACGCACCGTGAAGGGCGAGGCGTGGCTGGATCATCAATGGGGCAATCAGATTCCGGGGCAGGCCGCGCTGTGGGACTGGATGGCTGTGCAACTGGCGGGCGGCGAAGACCTGATGGTGTACCGCGTCCGGACTGCAGCGGGCAAAGTGACCCAACTGGTCGGCAGCATCGTAGACAAGGCGGGCGTGGCGCGGGCCGCCACCAACGTGGTGCTAGAGCCGGGGCGTACCTGGACGGGCAGCGGGGGCCGGGTGTACACGCTCTCCTGGCGAATGAAGGCCGATGAATTTGACCTGACCGTAGACGCCGTGCGCGACGAACAGGAACTGATGAGCCGCAGCACCAGCATCGCCTACTGGGAAGGCCCCGTGAAGGTCAGCGGCACCTGGCGCGGGCAACCCGAAACAGGCAAAGGCATGATGGAAATCGTGGGGGGATCGCTGGGAGGCGGACGCTGA
- a CDS encoding DUF6232 family protein, producing the protein MTVPTEQDFYKDAGVQVTDKRIILAGQTIVMNGVTAVSTHRDVLPNAARVVFLAALAALFFVQGIEVKLLALLVIAPLIWISLNPVYSLLLTSSSGSNKVLGDRKKERIFKISEAINQAIIHRS; encoded by the coding sequence ATAAGGATGCTGGCGTACAGGTAACGGACAAGCGAATTATACTGGCGGGACAGACCATAGTAATGAATGGAGTTACTGCTGTCTCAACTCATAGGGATGTCTTGCCGAATGCAGCACGGGTGGTATTTCTGGCTGCGCTGGCCGCCCTATTCTTTGTACAGGGAATCGAGGTCAAGCTTCTGGCACTTCTCGTTATTGCGCCTCTTATTTGGATTTCCCTAAATCCCGTTTACTCGTTATTGCTTACCTCTTCCTCTGGCAGTAATAAAGTACTGGGTGATCGTAAAAAGGAGCGCATCTTCAAAATTTCGGAGGCGATCAACCAAGCCATTATTCATAGATCTTAG
- a CDS encoding ABC transporter ATP-binding protein, with protein MPEAPTLHKTPTTTEMLALTDVHSYYGHIHALKGISMTVNEGEIVALIGGNGAGKTTTLRTVSGMMKPKHGTLTYMGQNAAGIPAHIIMGRGMSHVPEGRRIFPQLTVRENLEVGGYTVLDKALIEQRIQEGFGFFPRLKERENQLGGTMSGGEQQMLAIARALMVNPKLLLLDEPSMGLSPLFVEAIFDIIVKLNKERGMTILLVEQNANMALEVAHRAYVMQTGEIKLSGKASDIAQDESVRKAYLGDE; from the coding sequence ATGCCTGAAGCACCCACACTCCACAAAACCCCGACCACCACCGAAATGCTGGCCCTGACCGACGTTCACTCCTACTACGGCCATATTCACGCCCTCAAGGGCATCTCTATGACCGTCAACGAGGGCGAGATCGTGGCCCTGATCGGCGGCAACGGCGCGGGCAAAACCACCACGCTCCGCACCGTCAGCGGCATGATGAAACCCAAGCACGGCACGCTGACCTATATGGGCCAAAACGCCGCCGGAATTCCCGCCCACATCATCATGGGGCGCGGCATGAGCCATGTGCCGGAAGGCCGCCGCATTTTTCCTCAGTTGACCGTGCGGGAAAACTTGGAAGTGGGCGGCTATACGGTGCTGGATAAGGCCCTGATTGAGCAGCGGATTCAGGAAGGCTTCGGCTTTTTTCCGCGCCTGAAGGAGCGTGAAAACCAGTTGGGCGGCACGATGTCGGGCGGTGAACAGCAGATGCTGGCCATTGCCCGCGCCCTGATGGTGAACCCAAAACTGCTGTTGCTGGACGAACCCAGCATGGGCCTGTCGCCGCTGTTCGTGGAAGCCATCTTCGACATCATCGTGAAGCTGAACAAAGAACGCGGCATGACCATTTTGCTGGTCGAACAGAATGCGAATATGGCCCTGGAAGTGGCCCACCGCGCCTACGTGATGCAAACTGGCGAGATCAAGCTGAGCGGCAAAGCCAGCGATATCGCGCAGGATGAGAGCGTGCGGAAAGCCTACCTGGGCGACGAATAA
- a CDS encoding branched-chain amino acid ABC transporter permease has protein sequence MDLATLLPFLVNVIVGGLVLGFVYAIIALGYTMVYGVLQLINFAHSEVFVTGAVVGFEVFRVLAPNPMNGYLKLLIALLAAMLISGGLNVLIERLAYRPLRNAPKLVPLITAIGVSLILQDVLRVIEGFQGRFDLTYTLPDEFGAKFCAAGTGCGGVGDFLRTIGVDLQVKDVILIVVALISLTVLNYVVNRTRLGKAIRAVAQDRVTAGLMGIDSNLMISATFLIGGALGGISGVLYGMKVGTLNAYSGFEPGLVAFTAAVLGGIGSIPGAVLGGLLIGVIQKLVSVMSVLGEVVGSENLKTIDDSYSKMGAFVVLVLILIFKPTGLLGKSNTEKV, from the coding sequence TTGGACTTAGCCACACTTTTGCCATTCTTGGTCAATGTCATCGTCGGTGGCCTCGTGCTGGGCTTCGTATACGCCATCATTGCGTTGGGTTACACCATGGTGTACGGCGTGTTGCAGCTCATCAACTTCGCCCACTCGGAAGTGTTTGTGACGGGCGCAGTGGTGGGTTTTGAAGTGTTCCGGGTTTTGGCCCCCAACCCCATGAACGGCTACCTGAAGCTGTTGATCGCTCTGTTGGCGGCCATGCTGATTTCTGGCGGCCTGAACGTGTTGATTGAGCGTCTGGCCTACCGCCCGCTCCGCAACGCGCCCAAGCTGGTGCCCCTGATTACAGCCATCGGCGTCTCGCTGATTTTGCAAGACGTTCTGCGCGTCATCGAGGGTTTTCAGGGCCGTTTCGACCTGACCTACACGCTGCCCGACGAGTTCGGGGCTAAGTTTTGTGCTGCGGGCACCGGTTGCGGCGGCGTGGGCGATTTCCTCAGAACCATCGGCGTCGATCTCCAAGTCAAAGACGTGATTCTGATTGTGGTAGCCCTGATCAGCCTCACTGTGCTGAATTACGTGGTCAACCGCACCCGCCTCGGCAAAGCCATTCGTGCTGTCGCCCAAGACCGCGTGACCGCTGGCCTGATGGGCATCGATTCCAACCTGATGATCAGCGCAACCTTCCTGATCGGCGGCGCACTTGGCGGCATCAGCGGCGTGCTGTACGGCATGAAAGTGGGCACGCTGAACGCCTACAGCGGCTTCGAACCCGGCCTCGTCGCCTTCACGGCAGCGGTACTGGGCGGCATCGGCTCTATTCCCGGCGCGGTGCTGGGCGGCCTGCTCATCGGCGTCATCCAGAAACTGGTCAGCGTCATGTCGGTGCTGGGTGAGGTCGTCGGCAGCGAAAACCTCAAAACCATCGACGATTCCTACTCCAAGATGGGCGCATTTGTCGTGCTCGTCCTCATTCTGATCTTTAAACCCACCGGGCTTCTCGGCAAGAGCAACACGGAGAAAGTATGA
- the clpB gene encoding ATP-dependent chaperone ClpB, producing the protein MNPERLTEASAGAIAAAQQLAQNNQHQTITPAHVLRTLTDNDTAARALTLAGGDLKAIRAALDADIAKLPRVQAAGDSLYLDPALDRAFRAAEAEATALGDSFIAADALLLALRGESKIAGLPSVADLKAAVQQQRKGKTVTSKTSEQQFDALEKYGTDLTQRARDGKFDPVIGRDEEIRRAMQILLRRTKNNPVLIGEPGVGKTAIAEGLAIRIVKGDVPEGLKNKRIVSLEMGSLLAGAKFRGEFEERLKGVIDEVVASAGEVILFVDEIHTIVGAGKTEGSPDAGNMLKPALARGELHLIGATTLGEYRDIEKDPALERRFQPVFVAEPSVEDTISILRGIKERYQVHHNVEITDPALVAAAQLSHRYITDRQLPDKAIDLIDESAARLRMALESSPERIDQLQRRKLQLEIEREALKREKDQDSQNRLLDIEGSLRTLTDELGDVSARWEGERQEVAVLREKREALDQVRTAIEKARREYNLQQAAELEYGTLPQLEREVQELERKLKGAEFAHMEVTEEDIAAVVSRWTGIPVSKLVEGEREKLLRLEEQLHNRVIGQDRAIVSVADTIRRARAGLNDPNRPLGSFMFLGPTGVGKTELARALAEFMFDSNDAIVRLDMSEYMEKHTVARLIGAPPGYVGYEEGGQLTEAVRRRPYAVLLFDEIEKAHPDVFNVLLQVLDDGRLTDGQGRTVDFRNTLIILTSNVGSPLILEAQARGEDADAIRDAVLGELQDQFRPEFLNRVDDIIVFDALTAADLHKIVDIQLRGLVGRLAERRVTLHLSPNAKDQLARLGYDPAYGARPLKRAIAREIETPLAREILQGLLPDGSVLNVDFRDGRFKFETGVLN; encoded by the coding sequence TTGAATCCTGAACGACTGACCGAAGCCAGCGCGGGGGCCATTGCTGCCGCCCAACAACTGGCCCAGAACAACCAGCACCAGACCATTACGCCCGCGCATGTCCTGCGAACCCTGACCGACAACGACACCGCCGCCCGCGCTCTTACGCTGGCAGGAGGCGACCTGAAGGCCATTCGCGCCGCACTGGACGCCGACATTGCCAAGCTACCGCGTGTGCAGGCGGCGGGCGACAGCCTGTACCTTGATCCGGCCCTAGACCGTGCTTTCCGCGCTGCCGAAGCCGAGGCCACCGCGCTGGGCGACAGCTTTATTGCCGCCGACGCCCTGCTGCTGGCCCTACGCGGCGAGTCTAAAATAGCGGGTTTGCCCAGTGTGGCTGACCTGAAAGCCGCCGTGCAGCAGCAGCGCAAAGGAAAAACCGTGACCAGCAAAACCAGTGAACAGCAATTCGACGCGCTCGAAAAATACGGCACCGACCTGACCCAACGTGCCCGCGACGGCAAATTTGACCCGGTGATTGGGCGCGATGAGGAAATCCGCCGCGCCATGCAAATTCTGTTGCGCCGCACCAAGAACAACCCCGTGCTGATCGGGGAACCGGGCGTGGGCAAAACCGCCATTGCCGAGGGCCTCGCCATCCGCATCGTGAAGGGTGACGTGCCGGAAGGCCTGAAAAACAAGCGCATCGTGTCGCTGGAAATGGGGAGCCTGCTGGCCGGGGCCAAGTTTCGGGGCGAGTTCGAGGAACGGCTGAAGGGCGTCATAGACGAAGTGGTTGCCTCGGCAGGCGAAGTGATCCTGTTCGTGGACGAGATTCATACCATCGTGGGAGCGGGCAAAACCGAGGGCAGCCCTGACGCGGGCAATATGCTGAAGCCTGCGCTGGCACGCGGCGAACTACATCTGATCGGCGCGACTACGCTGGGCGAATACCGAGACATAGAAAAAGACCCGGCGCTGGAGCGGCGTTTTCAGCCCGTGTTCGTGGCTGAACCCAGTGTCGAAGACACTATCTCCATCCTGCGCGGCATCAAGGAACGCTACCAGGTGCACCACAACGTCGAAATTACCGACCCCGCGCTGGTGGCCGCCGCGCAACTGAGCCACCGTTACATCACGGATCGGCAGCTGCCCGACAAGGCCATAGACCTGATCGACGAATCTGCCGCCCGCCTGCGAATGGCGCTGGAAAGCAGCCCGGAACGCATCGACCAATTGCAGCGCCGCAAACTGCAACTGGAAATTGAGCGCGAGGCCCTGAAGCGCGAGAAGGATCAGGATTCTCAGAACCGCTTGTTGGACATAGAAGGCAGCCTGCGAACCCTGACCGACGAACTGGGCGACGTGAGCGCCCGCTGGGAGGGGGAGCGGCAGGAAGTGGCCGTGCTGCGCGAGAAACGCGAGGCGCTGGATCAGGTGCGAACCGCCATCGAGAAGGCGCGGCGCGAATACAACTTGCAGCAGGCTGCCGAGCTGGAATACGGCACGCTGCCCCAGCTGGAGCGTGAGGTGCAGGAGCTGGAGCGCAAGCTGAAAGGTGCGGAATTTGCCCACATGGAAGTGACCGAAGAAGACATTGCCGCCGTGGTCAGCCGCTGGACGGGCATTCCAGTCAGCAAGTTGGTGGAGGGCGAACGCGAAAAGCTGCTGCGCCTGGAAGAGCAGCTGCACAACCGCGTGATCGGGCAAGACCGCGCCATAGTCAGCGTGGCCGACACCATTCGCCGCGCTCGCGCTGGCCTGAACGACCCGAATCGCCCGCTGGGATCGTTCATGTTCCTCGGGCCAACGGGCGTCGGTAAGACCGAATTGGCCCGCGCTCTGGCCGAATTCATGTTCGATTCCAACGACGCCATCGTGCGGCTGGACATGTCGGAATACATGGAGAAGCACACGGTGGCCCGCCTGATCGGAGCACCTCCCGGCTATGTGGGCTATGAGGAAGGCGGCCAACTGACCGAAGCCGTGCGCCGTCGCCCCTACGCTGTGCTGCTGTTCGATGAAATCGAGAAGGCGCACCCGGACGTGTTTAACGTGCTGTTGCAAGTGCTGGACGATGGCCGCCTGACCGATGGACAGGGCCGCACGGTGGACTTCCGCAACACCCTGATTATCCTGACCAGCAACGTGGGCAGCCCGCTGATCTTGGAAGCGCAGGCCAGAGGCGAGGACGCCGACGCCATCCGTGACGCCGTGCTGGGCGAGTTGCAAGACCAGTTCCGCCCCGAATTCCTGAACCGTGTGGACGACATCATCGTGTTCGACGCCCTGACCGCTGCCGACCTGCACAAGATCGTGGATATTCAGTTGCGCGGCTTGGTGGGCCGCCTCGCCGAACGCCGCGTGACCCTGCACCTCAGCCCCAACGCCAAGGATCAGTTGGCCCGCCTCGGCTACGATCCGGCCTACGGCGCACGGCCCCTGAAGCGTGCCATTGCCCGCGAAATAGAAACGCCGCTGGCCCGCGAAATCCTGCAAGGCCTCTTGCCTGACGGCAGCGTACTGAATGTGGATTTCAGAGACGGACGCTTCAAGTTTGAAACTGGAGTGCTGAATTAA